From the Anaerolineales bacterium genome, one window contains:
- a CDS encoding trehalose-6-phosphate synthase encodes MSSESQTNPLIVIASNRGPFSFKKHGRGFQVERGAGGLVTALGALAERHDVLWVASAMSDDDRAWSQHNKGQVQKVEGIRLKLVEHQPEEYEGYYNEISNPLLWFIQHQLWDTPRTPSITADTWQAWDAGYLRVNQRFAEAIAAVVKDSQRQVIVLPQDYHLYMVPHYLRALVGEQVQIQPFVHIPWPGPDAWRILPPAMRDTLLESLLEANRVGFQTEKDAFNFVQTCRFYLGAHAFGRRNAVEYQGRDVGAVTYPISIDVEKLQQLSGMQVTELERSHLHTSVGDRQVILRVDRVEPSKNNLRGMQAYRALLEKYPEHLGKVQLLALLVPSRMEVGEYRDYLGEIMAEAGTINAQYSGTVWEPVRIIVGDNYMRAIAAMQMYDVLLVNPLADGMNLVAKEGVLVNNKDGVLVLSEYAGAFFELGEHALIVSPFDVYGTAEAMHQALTMPAAERKQRAAALRSIVTQADVREWFAAQVDDALRAASSQASRSSTSSTPEARQSAAASSSSGASGA; translated from the coding sequence TTGAGTTCAGAAAGCCAGACCAATCCACTGATCGTTATTGCCTCTAATCGCGGCCCCTTTTCCTTTAAAAAGCACGGCCGCGGCTTCCAGGTGGAGCGCGGCGCTGGCGGCCTGGTGACCGCCCTGGGGGCGCTGGCCGAGCGCCACGACGTGCTGTGGGTCGCCTCGGCGATGAGTGACGACGACCGCGCCTGGTCCCAGCACAACAAGGGCCAGGTGCAAAAGGTCGAAGGTATTCGCCTAAAGCTGGTGGAACACCAGCCGGAAGAATACGAAGGCTACTACAACGAGATCTCTAACCCGCTGCTGTGGTTCATCCAACACCAGTTGTGGGATACGCCGCGCACACCCAGTATCACAGCGGACACCTGGCAGGCCTGGGACGCGGGATATCTGCGGGTCAACCAGCGCTTTGCCGAAGCGATTGCCGCCGTGGTCAAGGACAGCCAACGCCAGGTGATCGTGCTGCCTCAGGACTACCACTTGTACATGGTGCCCCACTACCTGCGCGCCCTGGTAGGCGAGCAGGTGCAGATCCAACCCTTCGTGCACATCCCCTGGCCCGGGCCGGACGCCTGGCGCATTCTGCCGCCGGCCATGCGCGACACCCTGCTGGAAAGCCTGCTGGAAGCCAACCGGGTCGGCTTCCAAACCGAGAAAGACGCCTTCAACTTCGTGCAGACCTGCCGCTTTTACCTGGGGGCGCACGCCTTCGGCCGCCGGAATGCGGTCGAGTACCAGGGCCGGGATGTGGGCGCAGTCACCTACCCCATTTCGATCGATGTGGAAAAGCTGCAGCAGCTCTCCGGCATGCAGGTCACTGAATTGGAGCGCAGCCATCTGCACACGTCGGTGGGCGACCGCCAGGTGATCCTGCGTGTGGACCGGGTGGAGCCCAGCAAAAACAACCTGCGCGGCATGCAAGCGTACCGCGCCCTGTTGGAAAAATATCCTGAACACTTGGGCAAGGTGCAGTTGTTGGCCCTGCTGGTGCCTTCACGAATGGAAGTGGGCGAATACCGGGATTATCTCGGCGAGATCATGGCGGAGGCGGGCACGATCAATGCGCAATACAGCGGCACGGTCTGGGAGCCGGTGCGCATCATCGTCGGCGACAACTACATGCGCGCCATCGCCGCCATGCAAATGTACGACGTGCTGCTGGTCAACCCGCTGGCGGACGGCATGAACCTGGTGGCCAAAGAGGGTGTGCTGGTCAACAACAAGGACGGCGTGCTGGTGCTGTCTGAATATGCGGGGGCCTTCTTTGAACTGGGCGAGCACGCCCTGATCGTCTCGCCGTTCGATGTGTACGGCACGGCCGAAGCCATGCACCAAGCCTTGACCATGCCGGCCGCCGAGCGCAAGCAGCGCGCCGCGGCGCTGCGCAGCATCGTCACTCAGGCGGATGTACGCGAGTGGTTTGCCGCTCAGGTGGATGACGCCTTGCGGGCCGCCAGCAGCCAGGCCAGCAGGTCCTCCACATCCTCCACGCCCGAAGCGCGCCAATCGGCGGCGGCTTCCAGCTCCTCCGGCGCATCCGGCGCCTGA
- the acs gene encoding acetate--CoA ligase, translating into MPAPKKPAKTSPASKTHKLKGEVYYPTQHAVAQANLQDWDKIARRADKDFIGFWEGEAAQLEWYKPWKKTLDDSKAPFYKWFVGGKVNIVHNCIDRHLNTPRKNKLALIWESEDGKQDRSFSFHALNREVSRMASIIHALGVKKGDRVTIYMGRVPEIIFAMLACAKIGAVHSVVFGGFSVAALQGRVQDSQSKLVITCDGSYQNGKLIELKRITDEAVRQAPTVENVLVVQRSGHEVPFQPGRDHWYHEMLESPVAKDRFPTQPMDAEDPLFILYTSGSTGRPKAILHTHGGYMVGTYSTLKYVFDIKDEDRYWCAADPGWITGHSYIVYGPLLNGATSFLYEGGPTFPNPGRWWQLIERYGITILYTAPTAIRGLMRFGEDWPAQYDLSSLRLLGSVGEPINPEAWRWYYRVIGKGRAPIMDTWWQTETGMFMITPTPVVPLKPGSGTRPFFGQRAEILNEAGVPVKDGEEGYLVLTRPWPSMLRSIYGDAELYKRQYWSKYPGKYMTGDSARRDEDGYYWIIGRVDDVINVSGHRLGTAEIESALITHPAVAESAAIGLPHEVKGQAVHCFVLLKQEHSPSSELAEELRQHVAAVIGGIARPEEVAFVDKLPKTRSGKIMRRVLKARAQGLPEGDLSTLED; encoded by the coding sequence ATGCCCGCGCCCAAGAAGCCTGCCAAGACCTCACCCGCCTCCAAGACACACAAGCTCAAGGGTGAGGTGTATTACCCGACCCAGCACGCGGTGGCGCAAGCCAATCTGCAAGATTGGGACAAGATTGCGCGCCGAGCAGACAAGGACTTTATCGGGTTTTGGGAAGGGGAAGCCGCCCAGCTGGAGTGGTACAAGCCCTGGAAGAAAACGCTGGACGATAGCAAGGCGCCTTTCTATAAGTGGTTCGTGGGCGGCAAGGTCAATATTGTTCACAACTGCATCGACCGCCACCTGAATACGCCGCGCAAGAATAAGCTGGCGCTGATCTGGGAGAGCGAGGATGGCAAGCAAGACCGCTCGTTCTCTTTCCATGCCCTCAACCGCGAAGTCTCGCGCATGGCCAGCATCATCCACGCCCTGGGCGTCAAGAAGGGCGACCGGGTCACGATCTACATGGGCCGCGTGCCGGAGATCATCTTCGCCATGTTGGCCTGCGCCAAGATCGGCGCCGTGCACTCGGTGGTCTTCGGCGGCTTTTCCGTCGCCGCACTGCAGGGCCGGGTGCAGGACAGCCAGTCCAAGCTGGTGATCACCTGCGACGGCAGCTACCAGAACGGCAAACTGATCGAGCTCAAGCGCATCACCGACGAAGCCGTCCGCCAGGCGCCGACCGTGGAGAACGTGCTGGTCGTACAGCGCAGCGGGCACGAAGTGCCCTTCCAGCCTGGGCGGGACCACTGGTATCACGAAATGCTGGAAAGCCCGGTGGCTAAGGACCGCTTTCCCACCCAGCCAATGGACGCCGAGGACCCGCTGTTCATCCTCTACACTTCCGGCTCCACCGGGCGGCCCAAGGCCATTCTGCACACCCACGGCGGGTATATGGTGGGCACCTACAGCACGCTCAAGTATGTCTTTGACATCAAGGACGAGGACCGTTATTGGTGCGCCGCCGACCCGGGCTGGATCACCGGCCATTCCTATATTGTCTACGGCCCGCTGCTGAATGGGGCCACCAGCTTTTTATACGAGGGCGGCCCCACCTTCCCCAACCCGGGTCGCTGGTGGCAGTTGATCGAGCGCTACGGCATCACCATCCTCTACACGGCGCCCACTGCCATCCGCGGGCTGATGCGCTTTGGTGAAGACTGGCCGGCCCAATACGACCTTTCCAGCCTGCGGCTGTTGGGCTCGGTGGGTGAGCCGATCAACCCGGAGGCCTGGCGCTGGTATTACCGCGTGATCGGCAAAGGCCGGGCGCCGATCATGGATACCTGGTGGCAGACCGAGACCGGCATGTTCATGATCACGCCCACCCCAGTGGTACCGCTCAAGCCGGGTTCCGGCACGCGGCCCTTCTTCGGCCAGCGCGCCGAGATCCTAAACGAGGCGGGGGTGCCGGTCAAAGACGGCGAAGAAGGCTACCTGGTGCTGACCCGTCCCTGGCCCTCCATGCTGCGCTCGATCTATGGGGATGCGGAGCTCTACAAGCGCCAGTACTGGTCCAAGTACCCGGGCAAGTACATGACCGGCGATTCCGCCCGGCGCGACGAGGACGGCTATTACTGGATCATCGGCCGTGTGGATGATGTGATCAATGTCTCCGGGCACCGCCTGGGCACCGCCGAGATCGAGTCGGCGCTGATCACGCACCCGGCGGTAGCCGAGTCGGCCGCCATTGGCCTGCCGCATGAGGTCAAGGGCCAAGCGGTGCATTGCTTTGTGCTGCTGAAGCAGGAACACTCGCCCAGCTCTGAATTGGCCGAGGAATTGCGCCAGCATGTCGCCGCGGTGATTGGCGGCATCGCCCGTCCCGAGGAAGTCGCTTTTGTGGACAAGCTGCCCAAAACGCGTTCGGGCAAGATCATGCGGCGCGTATTGAAGGCGCGTGCTCAGGGACTGCCCGAAGGCGACCTGAGCACGCTGGAGGACTGA
- the uppS gene encoding di-trans,poly-cis-decaprenylcistransferase yields MAKTDPPADHSIPQHIAIIMDGNGRWARARGLPRLAGHRAGTENLRRIIEACVEVGVKYLTIYAFSTENWGRPQDEVQGLMGIFDEVFERELAELHRQGARLNHIGRLEGMRPSLREKVLKGMQITKDNDRLVLNVAFNYGGRDEIVDAIKAIIAAGTPAEQVNAELVSQHLYTAGIPDPDLIIRTSGEQRISNFLLWQAAYAEWIFPETFWPDFGREQLLAAIEQYGQRERRYGKVLES; encoded by the coding sequence ATGGCCAAAACCGATCCGCCCGCAGACCATTCGATCCCCCAGCATATCGCCATCATTATGGATGGCAATGGGCGCTGGGCCCGCGCCCGCGGCCTGCCGCGCCTGGCAGGCCACCGCGCCGGCACGGAGAATTTGCGCCGCATCATTGAGGCCTGCGTGGAGGTGGGGGTCAAGTACCTGACCATTTACGCCTTCTCCACGGAGAACTGGGGCCGCCCACAGGACGAAGTGCAGGGCCTGATGGGCATCTTTGACGAAGTCTTTGAGCGCGAACTGGCCGAATTGCATCGCCAGGGCGCCCGGCTGAACCACATCGGCCGGCTGGAAGGCATGCGTCCTTCCCTGCGCGAGAAGGTGCTCAAGGGCATGCAGATCACCAAAGACAATGATCGCTTGGTGCTCAATGTCGCCTTCAACTACGGCGGCCGCGACGAGATCGTGGATGCGATCAAGGCCATCATTGCGGCAGGTACCCCGGCTGAGCAGGTGAACGCGGAGTTGGTCTCCCAGCACCTGTACACGGCCGGCATCCCCGACCCGGACTTGATCATCCGCACCTCTGGCGAGCAACGCATCAGCAACTTCCTGCTTTGGCAGGCGGCCTACGCCGAGTGGATCTTCCCTGAAACCTTCTGGCCGGACTTTGGCCGCGAGCAATTGCTGGCCGCCATTGAGCAATACGGCCAGCGTGAGCGGCGCTATGGCAAGGTTTTGGAGTCATGA
- a CDS encoding phosphatidate cytidylyltransferase gives MSNLVKRVLFTVVALPTGIFLIFLGAWPYAIFISLILARAIWEYADLFGLPPSKPARWLMVASVLGILFVRFLFGTGHDHWVLALICAIIVGYQLVQYERGNDKAGSGFAIMLSGVLYIGLMGSYMMLLRETPVFGEWWLLLTVFAVILTDTMAYFLGTRFGRHRMTPRLSPKKSWEGFAAGAIFSALGTPLFGLLFHVFGMPRDPQFSLVNVFVLGLCVGVLSPLGDLGISMIKREVHLKDTGDILPGHGGVLDRADSWLWAFPIGYYLALIFQ, from the coding sequence ATGAGCAACTTAGTTAAACGGGTTCTGTTCACCGTGGTGGCTTTGCCCACCGGCATTTTCCTCATCTTTTTGGGGGCATGGCCTTACGCCATCTTCATCAGCCTGATCCTGGCCCGCGCCATTTGGGAGTATGCCGATCTGTTCGGCCTGCCGCCCAGCAAACCGGCGCGCTGGTTAATGGTGGCCAGTGTCCTCGGCATTTTGTTTGTGCGCTTCTTGTTCGGCACCGGCCACGACCACTGGGTCTTGGCGCTGATTTGCGCCATCATCGTGGGGTACCAGCTGGTCCAATACGAACGAGGCAATGACAAAGCCGGCAGTGGCTTTGCGATCATGCTCAGTGGCGTTCTGTACATTGGGCTGATGGGCAGCTACATGATGCTGCTGCGCGAGACGCCGGTATTTGGCGAGTGGTGGCTGCTGCTGACCGTCTTTGCGGTCATCCTGACCGACACCATGGCGTATTTCCTGGGCACACGCTTTGGCCGGCATCGCATGACCCCCCGGCTGAGCCCTAAGAAGAGTTGGGAGGGTTTCGCGGCCGGCGCCATCTTTTCGGCCTTGGGCACTCCATTGTTCGGCCTGCTCTTCCACGTCTTTGGCATGCCGCGCGATCCACAGTTCAGCCTGGTCAATGTCTTTGTCCTCGGTTTGTGTGTGGGTGTCTTGTCCCCGCTGGGTGACCTGGGCATCAGCATGATCAAACGCGAAGTGCACCTCAAAGACACCGGTGATATTTTGCCCGGCCACGGCGGCGTATTGGACCGCGCAGATTCCTGGCTGTGGGCTTTCCCTATCGGGTATTACCTGGCGCTGATCTTTCAATAA
- a CDS encoding helicase-associated domain-containing protein, which produces MPGLAQSLHAHDLGHLRIVAQQWGLALPTSGRSQALDFLEAQLPAQLAGGLAALPAEVQAALAALAEAGGRMPWAQFTRRFGELRELGPARRDKERPDLHPISTTEQLWYRGLLGRAFLDTAAGPQEHAYLPDELIPLAPQAAAPDAQPFGRPARPEERAVPQLATDHILDQATTLLAGLRIGLSAEALLAAEPWLLPPPTLAALLAAAGLLDAGGQPRPEAAREFLEAPRSQALAQLVRAWRGSQQFNELRLMPGVQAEGAWENDTRRTRERALGFAHSAAPGQWWSLLALVADVKTRQPDFQRPNGDYDSWYLRSDQGGDYLRGFAHWDAVDGALLTYLFSAPMHALGLLDLARPAADGPVTAFRWSSWGPALLHNTPAGGFKKETQMFKVDSQGKLLVPALAPRRARYLLARFCDWLPKPKEGYAYQISAAGLGRAAAQGLEVRQLAALLKKYSEGELPPNLGQALRRWNAQGGQARLGQALVLRVASAAVLRALRASRAARYLGEPLGPTSILVQPGAGPQVLRALLELGYLGELEEDG; this is translated from the coding sequence ATGCCCGGCCTGGCGCAGAGCCTGCACGCACACGACCTGGGCCACTTGCGCATAGTGGCCCAGCAATGGGGCTTGGCGCTGCCCACCAGCGGGCGTTCACAGGCCTTAGACTTTCTCGAAGCACAACTGCCCGCTCAGCTGGCCGGCGGCCTAGCCGCCCTGCCGGCTGAAGTGCAGGCTGCCCTGGCGGCGCTGGCCGAGGCGGGCGGCCGCATGCCCTGGGCGCAGTTCACGCGGCGCTTTGGCGAGCTGCGTGAACTGGGGCCGGCCCGCCGCGACAAAGAACGCCCTGACCTGCATCCCATCTCCACCACCGAGCAGCTCTGGTATCGAGGACTGCTGGGCCGGGCCTTTCTGGACACCGCTGCCGGGCCGCAGGAGCACGCTTATCTGCCCGATGAACTGATCCCCCTGGCGCCGCAAGCGGCCGCTCCGGACGCACAGCCCTTTGGCCGCCCGGCGCGACCGGAAGAGCGTGCCGTCCCCCAGCTTGCCACAGACCACATCCTGGACCAGGCCACCACCTTGCTGGCGGGCTTGCGCATCGGCCTCTCGGCTGAGGCGCTGCTGGCGGCCGAGCCTTGGCTGCTGCCGCCGCCCACGCTGGCCGCTTTGCTGGCCGCGGCCGGCCTGCTCGACGCCGGCGGGCAGCCGCGGCCGGAGGCGGCCCGCGAGTTCTTGGAGGCGCCCCGCAGCCAGGCGCTGGCCCAGCTGGTGCGCGCCTGGCGGGGCAGCCAGCAGTTCAATGAACTGCGCCTGATGCCGGGCGTGCAGGCCGAGGGCGCCTGGGAGAACGATACCCGCCGCACTCGAGAACGCGCCTTGGGCTTTGCCCACAGCGCCGCGCCAGGGCAGTGGTGGAGCCTGCTGGCCCTGGTTGCTGATGTAAAAACGCGCCAGCCGGATTTTCAACGCCCCAATGGCGACTATGACTCCTGGTACCTGCGGTCTGACCAGGGCGGCGACTATTTGCGCGGCTTTGCGCACTGGGACGCGGTGGACGGCGCGCTGCTTACCTATCTGTTCAGCGCACCCATGCACGCCCTGGGTCTGCTGGATTTGGCCCGGCCGGCTGCAGATGGCCCGGTAACCGCCTTCCGCTGGAGCTCCTGGGGGCCGGCTTTGCTGCACAACACCCCCGCCGGTGGCTTCAAAAAAGAAACGCAAATGTTTAAAGTGGACTCGCAGGGCAAGCTGCTGGTGCCGGCTCTGGCACCCCGCCGGGCGCGCTACTTGTTGGCCCGCTTTTGCGACTGGCTGCCCAAACCCAAAGAAGGCTATGCCTACCAGATCAGCGCAGCCGGCCTCGGCCGCGCTGCGGCACAGGGCCTGGAAGTGCGCCAGCTGGCCGCCTTGCTGAAGAAATACAGCGAGGGCGAACTGCCGCCCAACCTGGGGCAAGCCTTGCGCCGCTGGAACGCCCAGGGCGGCCAGGCGCGTTTGGGACAAGCCCTGGTGCTGCGCGTGGCCTCCGCCGCGGTGCTAAGGGCGCTGCGCGCCTCACGCGCAGCCCGTTACCTGGGCGAGCCGCTGGGTCCGACCAGCATCCTGGTGCAGCCCGGGGCCGGGCCGCAGGTCTTGCGCGCCCTGCTGGAACTGGGTTACCTGGGTGAATTGGAAGAGGACGGTTGA
- a CDS encoding YafY family transcriptional regulator, with translation MRSDRLISLVLRLQHAGFVAVDVLASEFGVSRRTILRDVESLSLAGIPIYSQPGPGGGLALMEGYRLSLSNLNEDELRAFYLAGNLKKLADLGLDSAAESVLAKIGANLSPPQFAVLQKVQQRVFIDSTWWIDDSPPPFLELLLGAVNEDRCLSVLYAASGQAPRKRRLEAYGLVSKGGNWYLVARRDGEFRTYRVSRFQSVAVLDERFERQVDFDLRAYWLSSVQALMHSLLSYRYSLRIHKRKQDFVRRHATGSYQITEPDKQGWFVAEFSAEDQETAMMLVLGLGPDAQILGPPDLLEAVQQRIALLAARPN, from the coding sequence ATGCGTTCGGACCGGTTGATCTCTCTTGTCTTGCGCTTGCAGCACGCGGGTTTTGTTGCGGTGGATGTGCTGGCCAGTGAGTTTGGCGTTTCCCGCCGCACCATACTGCGCGATGTGGAAAGCTTGTCATTGGCCGGAATACCCATATATAGCCAACCCGGGCCGGGTGGGGGTCTGGCCCTGATGGAAGGTTATCGCCTGTCTCTGTCCAACCTGAATGAGGATGAGCTGCGCGCCTTCTATCTGGCGGGCAATTTGAAAAAGCTGGCAGACTTGGGTTTGGATAGCGCCGCAGAGAGCGTGCTGGCCAAGATCGGCGCCAATCTGTCGCCGCCGCAGTTTGCGGTGCTTCAGAAGGTGCAGCAGCGTGTTTTCATTGACTCCACTTGGTGGATCGACGACTCGCCTCCCCCATTTCTCGAGCTGCTCTTGGGGGCGGTGAACGAAGACCGCTGCCTGTCCGTCCTGTATGCGGCCAGCGGCCAAGCGCCGCGCAAGAGGCGCCTGGAAGCCTACGGACTGGTGTCCAAAGGCGGCAACTGGTATTTGGTGGCGCGGCGGGATGGCGAATTTCGTACTTACCGCGTCTCGCGTTTCCAGTCGGTGGCTGTGCTGGATGAGCGCTTTGAACGCCAAGTGGATTTTGACTTGCGCGCCTATTGGCTCAGCAGCGTGCAAGCGCTGATGCACTCGCTCTTGAGCTATCGCTATAGCCTGCGTATCCACAAGCGCAAACAAGACTTTGTGCGCCGTCATGCCACCGGCAGCTACCAAATCACAGAGCCGGATAAGCAGGGCTGGTTTGTAGCCGAATTCTCGGCAGAAGACCAGGAAACGGCCATGATGTTGGTGCTGGGTTTGGGCCCCGATGCGCAGATTCTTGGTCCGCCGGATTTGCTGGAGGCGGTGCAGCAGCGCATTGCCCTTTTGGCGGCGCGGCCAAATTGA
- the frr gene encoding ribosome recycling factor, which yields MISDLIKETKNRMQSSVQSLKDDLGAIRTGRATPALVEKLSVEYYGQPTPLMQLASISVPEPRQLLIKPFDPAGVKDIERALQTSDIGLTPNSDGKVIRLNLPALTQERRLDIVKTVNARKEEAYVAVRNIRRDAIKDLREFETEKMITEDELKRGEDDVQKLTDEIISQIDQIGQAKEKEVMEV from the coding sequence GTGATTTCCGATTTGATCAAGGAAACCAAAAATCGTATGCAGAGTTCGGTGCAGTCGCTGAAAGATGATCTGGGAGCGATCCGCACCGGGCGTGCCACCCCGGCGTTGGTTGAGAAGCTGTCTGTGGAGTATTACGGCCAGCCCACGCCCTTAATGCAGCTGGCCAGCATTAGTGTGCCGGAGCCGCGTCAATTGCTGATCAAACCCTTTGACCCTGCCGGGGTCAAAGATATTGAGCGCGCTTTGCAAACCTCTGACATCGGTTTGACGCCCAACAGTGACGGCAAAGTCATCCGCCTCAATTTGCCTGCCCTCACCCAGGAACGCCGCCTGGATATAGTCAAAACGGTGAATGCCCGCAAAGAAGAAGCCTATGTGGCCGTACGCAACATCCGCCGGGACGCCATCAAAGACCTGCGTGAGTTTGAGACGGAGAAGATGATCACCGAAGACGAGCTGAAGCGCGGCGAGGATGATGTGCAGAAACTCACCGACGAGATCATCAGCCAGATCGACCAGATCGGGCAGGCCAAAGAAAAAGAGGTCATGGAGGTCTGA
- a CDS encoding VOC family protein, with protein MAVSGLHHIVLFCADTEISRGFYESLGFAYLRGYEGMHWFALGEAELMLHPADPGQKAGLPVIHFATPDVDALFAQALAAGLQPFDHQNPGTPLTGPVLRPWGDLEFELVDPDGQWLAFTQSG; from the coding sequence ATGGCCGTTTCTGGCCTGCATCACATCGTCCTGTTTTGCGCCGACACCGAGATCTCCCGGGGATTCTACGAATCTCTGGGCTTTGCCTACCTGCGCGGCTATGAAGGCATGCACTGGTTTGCTCTGGGGGAAGCTGAACTGATGTTGCATCCGGCCGACCCCGGCCAGAAAGCCGGCCTGCCGGTGATCCATTTCGCCACGCCGGATGTGGATGCGCTGTTCGCCCAGGCGCTCGCCGCCGGCCTGCAGCCCTTCGACCATCAGAACCCCGGCACCCCGCTGACTGGGCCTGTGCTGCGCCCGTGGGGCGACTTGGAATTTGAACTGGTCGACCCCGATGGGCAGTGGCTGGCGTTCACCCAATCTGGCTGA
- a CDS encoding lipocalin-like domain-containing protein has product MSDQQTPWRGFWQVLAPDAQEDIRPCRNTTTNLRSRAGFVLYTQTYFIELRVLSQMQLPAGWPPTDAELAAMFGSFYGIAGRSHWQPADGGWLGQHRIEMAANPALLGQDFGRMLHISADSATIDSDDRQETWRRLSAAGGTPLCGAWQTENLLGNWLYLACEGHYAVMRSEASRPAPQGDWAKLTAEQLLPLAESFGANAGARLETAGSFDHWPMIGQVAGYDVRKHETFKLEEVQAGRFEASLPPLDFPPDQWTRLE; this is encoded by the coding sequence ATGAGCGACCAACAAACGCCTTGGCGAGGATTTTGGCAAGTCCTCGCCCCAGATGCCCAGGAAGACATCCGACCTTGCCGGAACACCACCACCAATCTGCGCTCCCGAGCAGGGTTCGTGCTCTACACCCAAACCTACTTCATTGAACTTCGCGTTCTCAGCCAGATGCAGTTGCCGGCAGGCTGGCCGCCCACGGATGCCGAGCTGGCCGCCATGTTCGGCAGCTTTTATGGCATCGCCGGGCGCAGCCACTGGCAGCCAGCAGATGGAGGCTGGCTGGGCCAACACCGCATAGAGATGGCCGCCAATCCCGCTTTGCTGGGCCAGGACTTCGGGCGCATGCTGCACATCAGCGCGGATAGTGCAACCATCGACAGCGACGACCGTCAGGAAACCTGGCGGAGGCTCAGCGCGGCGGGCGGCACGCCGCTCTGCGGCGCCTGGCAAACCGAAAATCTTCTGGGAAACTGGTTGTACCTGGCTTGCGAGGGTCATTACGCAGTGATGCGCTCAGAGGCCAGCCGCCCCGCCCCCCAGGGCGACTGGGCCAAGCTGACGGCAGAACAGCTCTTGCCGCTGGCGGAAAGCTTCGGGGCCAACGCCGGCGCCCGCTTGGAGACAGCCGGCAGTTTTGACCATTGGCCAATGATCGGGCAAGTAGCGGGCTATGACGTTCGCAAACACGAAACGTTCAAATTGGAGGAGGTGCAGGCCGGGCGCTTTGAAGCATCGCTGCCCCCGCTGGACTTCCCGCCCGACCAGTGGACCCGGTTGGAGTAA
- the glpX gene encoding class II fructose-bisphosphatase: MELVRVTEAAALSAARFMGRDDKAAGDQAAVDGMRLVLNSIEMDGIIVIGEGEKDEAPMLFNGETMGTGDAPHVDIAVDPIDGTRPLAEGRLNSIATVAVAPRGTMFDPGPFVYMNKIAVGPAAKGTIHVEWPVEDNLNAIAKATGKRIQDLVVVMLDRPRHNELKAEVRRCGARIRMIDDGDVAGALMTAWPDAGIDVLLGIGGTPEGVLAACALRAMGGEIQGKLYARNDDELKRGREMGYDFEKILTMDDFVSSEDVFFAATGITDGELLDGVKYYPKGARTHSLVVRGMTGTVRQVIATHSLEKLEKISPLDY, translated from the coding sequence ATGGAGCTGGTGCGGGTGACTGAAGCCGCGGCCCTGTCTGCCGCCCGTTTTATGGGCCGGGACGATAAAGCCGCCGGCGATCAAGCCGCGGTGGACGGCATGCGTCTGGTCTTGAACAGCATTGAGATGGATGGGATCATTGTGATCGGCGAGGGCGAAAAGGACGAAGCGCCCATGCTGTTCAACGGTGAAACCATGGGCACCGGCGATGCCCCGCATGTCGACATTGCTGTGGATCCGATTGATGGCACGCGTCCCCTGGCAGAAGGCCGGCTGAACTCAATTGCCACGGTGGCTGTGGCGCCGCGCGGCACTATGTTTGACCCCGGCCCTTTCGTATACATGAACAAGATCGCGGTGGGCCCGGCAGCCAAGGGCACTATTCATGTCGAGTGGCCGGTGGAAGACAACTTGAATGCGATCGCCAAGGCAACCGGTAAGCGCATTCAAGACCTGGTGGTCGTCATGCTGGACCGGCCGCGCCACAATGAGCTCAAGGCTGAAGTGCGCCGCTGTGGGGCGCGCATCCGCATGATCGACGACGGGGACGTGGCCGGCGCGCTGATGACTGCCTGGCCGGATGCCGGCATTGACGTCTTGCTGGGCATTGGCGGCACGCCGGAAGGCGTGCTGGCGGCCTGTGCCCTGCGCGCCATGGGCGGCGAGATCCAGGGCAAACTGTATGCCCGCAACGATGACGAACTCAAGCGCGGCCGTGAGATGGGCTATGACTTCGAAAAGATCCTGACCATGGATGATTTCGTCTCTTCGGAGGATGTGTTCTTTGCCGCCACCGGCATCACTGATGGTGAGCTGCTGGATGGGGTCAAGTACTATCCCAAGGGGGCACGCACGCACAGTTTGGTGGTGCGCGGTATGACCGGCACGGTGCGCCAGGTGATCGCCACCCACAGCCTCGAGAAGCTGGAAAAGATCAGCCCCTTGGATTATTAG